From the Leptospira biflexa serovar Patoc strain 'Patoc 1 (Paris)' genome, one window contains:
- a CDS encoding LIC11625 family surface-exposed protein has protein sequence MNLFFKIFLIFSCSVSFIYSQQNAGLAEEFTKLEDHLRNPKLTEEQKKKNFESNMVSSVRSTLSKRFANPKKELKELKFQDLQTERREGTNSFYVKYKNYYFQYLFPVDPETYVTSPSEEIVLEKPEGLDLGSNAHKEEKKN, from the coding sequence ATGAATCTATTTTTTAAGATCTTTTTAATATTCAGTTGTAGTGTAAGTTTTATTTACTCTCAACAAAACGCTGGTTTGGCGGAAGAGTTCACTAAACTCGAAGATCATCTTAGGAACCCAAAACTTACGGAAGAACAAAAGAAAAAAAATTTTGAATCTAATATGGTAAGTTCTGTTCGAAGCACTTTGTCCAAACGTTTTGCCAATCCTAAAAAGGAATTAAAAGAATTAAAATTTCAAGACCTGCAAACTGAACGTCGTGAAGGGACAAATTCTTTTTATGTAAAATATAAAAACTATTATTTTCAGTATCTGTTTCCTGTTGATCCCGAAACCTATGTAACTTCTCCTTCAGAAGAAATTGTTTTGGAAAAACCAGAAGGTTTGGATTTAGGCTCAAACGCACATAAAGAAGAAAAAAAGAATTAA
- a CDS encoding 3'(2'),5'-bisphosphate nucleotidase CysQ codes for MEEQDFQEVWRWVLSVGDSILNIYKTDFLIRDKGGNDPVTEADLFASEFLFEKISNRFPGHGFLSEEKLDSSFRLDKEWVWILDPIDGTREFVKKNDQFALSLGLVRNGEAIWGIIFNPATGEFFSKGKHSFFAKLQAPFATDENFRTLVVESSSVLHPLEEEKELKQKPVLLVSFSEMKEGLFSDPFWKEDFEIRSMGSIAYKLGLLSAGFIDLIVSLKPKNEWDICGGIALLDEDHFTFFPLKDKSYSFNQKTTLSFGLVAGKKKAVEYLFSKIDLHQLSLKVKERW; via the coding sequence ATGGAAGAACAAGATTTTCAGGAAGTATGGCGATGGGTCCTTTCAGTAGGAGATTCCATCTTAAACATTTACAAAACTGATTTTTTAATCCGTGATAAAGGTGGCAATGATCCTGTTACGGAAGCTGATTTGTTTGCGAGTGAGTTCTTATTTGAAAAAATTTCGAATCGATTTCCTGGACATGGATTTTTATCAGAAGAAAAATTGGATTCAAGTTTTCGTTTGGATAAAGAATGGGTTTGGATTTTAGACCCCATTGATGGCACAAGGGAATTCGTCAAAAAAAATGATCAATTTGCATTGAGTTTGGGTTTAGTTCGGAACGGAGAGGCGATTTGGGGGATTATTTTTAACCCTGCAACCGGTGAGTTTTTTTCTAAAGGGAAACATAGTTTTTTTGCCAAACTGCAAGCACCATTCGCAACCGACGAAAACTTTCGAACCCTAGTTGTCGAAAGTAGTTCCGTTTTACATCCGTTAGAAGAAGAAAAAGAACTAAAACAAAAACCGGTATTACTTGTTTCGTTTTCGGAAATGAAAGAAGGGTTATTTAGTGATCCTTTTTGGAAGGAAGATTTTGAAATTCGATCCATGGGTAGCATTGCTTACAAATTAGGACTTTTATCTGCAGGCTTCATTGATCTAATCGTTTCGTTAAAACCTAAAAATGAATGGGATATTTGTGGTGGGATCGCTCTACTCGATGAGGATCATTTTACTTTTTTTCCGTTAAAAGATAAATCGTATTCCTTTAACCAAAAAACCACACTATCCTTTGGACTGGTCGCTGGGAAAAAAAAGGCAGTGGAATACCTTTTCTCTAAAATTGATTTGCACCAACTATCGCTTAAGGTAAAGGAACGATGGTAA